The Styela clava chromosome 10, kaStyClav1.hap1.2, whole genome shotgun sequence genome window below encodes:
- the LOC120337634 gene encoding IQ domain-containing protein K-like, with the protein MASSGKVYGEKKPKTLWEKICEDFAAQRAEFEDQDFDDTASSAPTDITQFSASRHTPVVYGKMVHVAQVDSDLTQDFDPAMSHPAAIGLSLLSRPNKKPAHPSPAPPDPKLCPARDYLEAYVFPTLIPAMIAMLQQAKAERCFERKRTKFNACDFLTEYLYKQNPEKKIGRENMNLLDISFVKEHLVDHPRPPLPLSLLWSEPEAAVKIQSFWRGHLVRIRPEVQEMRQWQNEWRNENKDVRQQVNEFWHQQENKDIPPSSPQQIPNVSKSPRTPERKSRKSSASSGRRSKSNLNV; encoded by the coding sequence ATGGCATCATCTGGTAAGGTCTATGGTGAAAAGAAACCAAAGACATTATGGGAGAAAATATGCGAAGATTTTGCAGCACAACGAGCAGAATTTGAAGATCAAGACTTTGATGACACAGCTTCATCTGCACCAACTGACATTACTCAATTTTCTGCCAGCCGTCACACACCAGTGGTGTATGGAAAAATGGTTCATGTCGCTCAAGTTGACAGCGATCTAACACAGGATTTTGATCCTGCCATGAGCCACCCAGCAGCAATTGGGCTGAGTTTACTCAGCAGGCCTAATAAAAAGCCTGCACATCCATCTCCTGCTCCACCAGATCCAAAGTTATGTCCAGCAAGGGACTACCTAGAAGCATATGTTTTTCCAACTCTGATACCAGCAATGATAGCTATGCTTCAGCAAGCGAAAGCAGAAAGGTGCTTTGAAAGAAAAAGGACTAAGTTTAATGCGTGTGACTTTTTGACAGAGTATCTGTATAAACAAAACCCAGAAAAGAAAATTGGACGTGAAAATATGAATTTGTTAgatatttcatttgtgaaagAACATCTCGTTGATCATCCGAGACCTCCTCTCCCACTCTCTCTCCTTTGGTCAGAACCCGAAGCCGCTGTTAAGATCCAGTCTTTCTGGCGTGGTCATCTTGTAAGAATAAGGCCAGAAGTGCAAGAAATGCGACAATGGCAGAATGAATGgcgaaatgaaaataaagatgTGAGGCAGCAGGTCAATGAATTCTGGCACCAACAAGAAAATAAAGATATTCCGCCAAGTAGTCCGCAACAGATACCAAATGTCTCGAAATCACCAAGGACACCAGAAAGGAAATCACGAAAAAGTAGTGCATCATCAGGGCGTAGAAGCAAATCTAATTTAAATGTGTAG
- the LOC120338206 gene encoding small ribosomal subunit protein uS4 translates to MPHARSLVRSKTYVTPRRPFEKTRLDQELKLIGEYGLKNKREVWRVKLLLAKIRKAARELLTLDEKDQRRLFEGNALLRRLVRVGVLDETKMKLDYVLGLKIEDFMERRLQTQVFKLGLAKSIHHARVLIRQRHIRVRKQVVNIPSFIVRLDSQKHIDFSLRSPYGGGRPGRVKRRNMKKGSGGGDEEEDED, encoded by the coding sequence ATGCCGCACGCTAGGAGCTTAGTTCGTAGTAAAACCTACGTAACACCGAGGCGGCCGTTCGAAAAAACACGGCTCGACCAGGAGTTAAAACTTATTGGTGAATATGGATTAAAAAATAAACGTGAAGTATGGAGGGTAAAGCTTCTTTTGGCCAAAATCAGGAAGGCAGCTCGTGAACTCCTTACCCTGGACGAGAAAGACCAAAGAAGGTTGTTTGAAGGAAATGCTCTCCTGCGTAGACTTGTACGAGTCGGGGTATTGGATGAAACGAAAATGAAACTCGATTATGTGCTTGGTCTCAAGATTGAAGATTTTATGGAGAGAAGACTTCAGACACAAGTTTTCAAACTGGGTTTGGCAAAGTCAATTCATCATGCAAGAGTTTTAATCCGCCAACGTCACATTCGTGTCCGAAAGCAGGTCGTTAATATTCCTTCTTTCATCGTGCGATTGGATTCACAGAAACATATAGATTTCTCTCTGCGATCTCCATACGGTGGAGGAAGACCAGGACGTGTCAAGAGACGAAACATGAAGAAAGGTTCTGGAGGAGGTGATGAAGAAGAGGATGAGGATTAA
- the LOC120337119 gene encoding uncharacterized protein LOC120337119, translating into MNMHGPSNFPPNIRGPGPGQFMGQLGPNQGPGAPGLLGPPPMFQGPRGQFGPSFGPPNQSHGPPPLMGPPPRDMGPMGGMGGPPGFMGNSPRMPGDLPPRLPVIDRSKEIWVETGTDQGKVYYYHAITRKSVWKKPTDENIQIITQIEANALAAATAAGIIPPINVGGPTGKTNMGQMKDGDSAASLEQGQQKSESQENDKDNQNDNDKLDDHDGEPMDQEPLMKEQSKPDVSMNFLGPSGPMGPRMGGPGPGMGGPGPMPMMRPPGPGMPRAGFPGMPFGGPFMGRPPMFMPGGGTVWRAHKAPDGRTYYYNITTMETQWNKPKELEQFEEATKNKAEEANQRENADKVNASENDNENNEEKQHTNSSDRSNDQEKPQSIISSSGLSEEERAKQKARPIATEPVPGTPWCVVWTGDDKVFFYNPTTKLSMWDRPDELRGRTDIGKILSDPPHKRKRGAEESEPAKPTEAVLAEQISKEDAGIPAKKKKKKAATEDGSQPNKLAIPYVPLDERIQHFKDMLHERKVSAFSTWDKELHKIVFDPRYTMLNTKERRQVFDDYVKVRAEEERKEKKAHLLKVKEEFKELLEEAKVHNRMSFSEFAGKYGKELRFKAIEKMKEREALFNEFLQDARKKKSNEVIEKAIKVKEDFMALLEEQKTEKYSRWSRVYDKIHSDSRFSAVESSTQREDMWKEYCEISKSKKNSRTDDDDEEIEKKRRTEESMKARAEQVEREKAEMSREINTERQKHKLDEAIQHFKALLSDMVKNTDQSWSDIRRQLRKEVRWEMASLLSKEEKEKYFDEHIESLNKRKRSAFKKLLEETKQIELTSTWKEVKKLIKEDPRYSKFSSSDRKREREFEEVMRDKKSAAKAEFRELLKETKVINHKSKELTKNNPQHMKEIIAILENDKRYLVMDCMPRERDDLLYFYMDDLYRKGPPPPPTATEPSRRGAKTFCHSSKMFKRFRKTLQDATANPTSNAPALPQAPETPKNDEASGFICPMCMAGFSAPDQLQIHFDQAHSEDQTTTPQETTIKQVEENGNSDNATNDANSIQSKSDHVEPLHAVAVKSQNDNTNRHPFAYTDGDGSNDQKPSANKDAVGENGEDSLRQEISDLEASLKEEKWYSSELKAELEKKENEQKEVELIKQQMSISIKTNEDLAREKENVTQKLAEKYQECAKLQSQIDELKSEKLHQVETNENQSAELEKAAAWIRDLESQLIERPGADDVLVLKKELVSVQQLMDTLTLGSEKEKADVEEQCKKLEGENSQLKKTIETLQEGHEQALLDQQSSQTLLSESLQQKESETKKLEQVRLDEIEKLKEELSNLQSALENEQLNSRNLEVENNVSQEKYLTEKQDREKFESDLSKNKGELAKLEKKLENLNVELSDTKLQKEKIQSKLDEQLQQSEKSSTEKEVDLREKIAKIESLTHQYEDSVTSLNSAKKEIENLSTSKSGLQSELEKLREAHNELQLSNTLAVQKYESNIEDLRMKLNQASSTDSELQKQIEQLESDAKKNWEENQEERGKSRIALLEYENQVVQIKSEQEKLENELKEVKIQLKEEVDKSNNLKESSANLTEQNRSLESEKNASVLQVQALEKNLADVNLKFASICQEKETVLADVKRLQDERTELMAKMEVGEGQAELVGQLKDENDSLRKRLEEGDAKLKEIVQQHEAITKEFEGVIAENKAKLKEQHEKIDTSQSAVVNLESEVKNLKEDGVRHKKDMTEKNDNIKKMNEEITTLKLESETKASLFQRSVDEKSRDIEKLTTTFENLKSSSENAQMKAEETRVRLQERLNELQQENTEITLKLKEEEGKVNLKESEITELKLNMENVKEQHQQEIDVMKTRQGEKKAALELQLKALDEHLATTKAELGATNATKAQVESSLADANKNLKNAENTIDSKEKSISSLESDIQSLKNKINEGETKLQVSILEFEKKITGLNEQHSNDIKQRQTENEGNVKKFQSDIDTLKNEHSAAIAQLKVLIDEKDALVKEKNLEVLKLEGEIKVRDGEIENVKSNFASEAGDLTGKLTASNAKITELGKAVENLKSDKASLDNQLSAKIEEFFTLQTKLSKLENDYGIQTEKLNSTSAELETNVATLAEVNQKLTKSDSELVTSRGTLHETSVKVSSLEANVKNLEELLKSGDSRVIETEKSLEEAEKKLLEAGSSIQSKEEEIITLKEYFTAKEKESNKKCEDFSIEIEKQKSDINELESKLKERVSLHEKEETAWKDEKMSLENEAKEKETHWKEEKEELLQSQDTLKGAQQILINAKMELQKQLELSTKDTESLKSQMEELKVSHGEQQAAVDGKITNLSAELDAIKGSLKTEQEEKQKMEARLQLEASTLRDNLDSVRAEWQQALQQVEEKNVESDDLRGQVVVLQATVQNNADERRALLERCIIAEQGVEQLKSNEVQLKKRLDDAQAAMHELGRENQAMQVKHTTVLSRQWADDREAIECMGCRKQFSLTIRRHHCRHCGKIFCAECSSKTMTVAASKKPVRVCEKCFDDLLTVQ; encoded by the exons ATGAATATGCATGGGCCTTCAAATTTTCCTCCAAATATTAGAGGACCTGGTCCGGGCCAGTTCATGGGCCAACTTGGTCCAAATCAAGGGCCAGGGGCCCCAGGCTTACTTGGACCACCGCCAATGTTTCAAGGTCCGAGGGGACAATTTGGACCTTCATTTGGTCCACCTAACCAGTCTCATGGCCCACCTCCTCTTATGGGTCCTCCACCAAGGGATATGGGACCGATGGGTGGCATGGGGGGTCCACCAGGCTTCATGGGAAACTCTCCAAGAATGCCTGGTGATCTTCCTCCACGTTTGCCTGTTATTGATAGAAGCAAAGAGATATGGGTGGAAACTGGAACAGATCAGGGTAAAGTGTACTACTATCATGCAATAACTCGCAAATCCGTATGGAAGAAACCAACTGATgagaatattcaaataattacaCAAATTGAAGCAAATGCACTGGCAGCTGCCACTGCTGCAGGTATTATTCCCCCTATAAATGTAGGCGGACCAACGGGAAAGACAAATATGGGACAAATGAAGGACGGAGATTCTGCTGCCTCTCTTGAGCAGGGCCAACAAAAATCAGAAAGCCAAGAAAATGATAAAGATAATCAGAATGATAATGATAAGCTTGATGACCATGATGGGGAGCCGATGGATCAGGAACCATTGATGAAAGAGCAGTCAAAACCTGATGTTTCAATGAATTTCTTAGGTCCAAGTGGACCTATGGGTCCAAGGATGGGCGGACCTGGTCCTGGCATGGGCGGTCCAGGGCCGATGCCCATGATGAGGCCTCCAGGGCCTGGTATGCCGAGAGCGGGTTTTCCAGGTATGCCATTTGGTGGACCCTTTATGGGAAGACCACCAATGTTCATGCCTGGTGGAGGCACGGTCTGGAGGGCCCATAAAGCTCCCGATGGTCGtacatattattataatattactaCAATGGAAACCCAGTGGAATAAACCTAAAGAATTAGAGCAATTTGAGGAGGCTACTAAAAATAAGGCTGAAGAAGCAAATCAGAGGGAAAACGCTGATAAAGTAAATGCTTCTGAAAATGATAatgaaaacaatgaagaaaaacaACACACAAATTCATCTGATCGATCCAATGATCAAGAGAAACCACAATCAATTATCAGTTCTAGTGGGTTATCAGAGGAGGAAAGAGCAAAACAAAAAGCAAGGCCAATAGCTACCGAACCCGTACCTGGCACACCTTGGTGCGTCGTCTGGACTGGGGACGACAAAGTTTTCTTCTACAACCCTACAACAAAGCTATCCATGTGGGACAGACCCGATGAATTGCGTGGTCGTACTGATATCGGTAAAATTTTAAGCGATCCCCCCCATAAGCGAAAAAGAGGTGCAGAAGAATCAGAACCTGCTAAACCTACAGAAGCAGTTTTAGCGGAGCAGATATCAAAAGAAGATGCtggcataccagctaaaaagaaaaagaagaaagcAGCAACAGAGGATGGGAGTCAACCTAATAAGCTTGCTATTCCTTATGTTCCCTTGGATGAAAGAATACAGCATTTTAAAGATATGTTGCACGAAAGAAAAGTTTCTGCATTTTCCACATGGGATAAAGAACTTCATAAAATTGTTTTCGATCCTCGTTACACAATGCTAAATACAAAAGAAAGGAGGCAAGTTTTTGATGATTATGTCAAAGTAAGAGCTGAAGAAGAAAGAAAGGAAAAGAAAGCTCATTTGTTGAAAGTTAAAGAAGAATTTAAAGAATTATTGGAAGAAGCCAAAGTTCACAACAGAATGTCATTCAGTgaattcgccgggaaatacggaaAGGAATTAAGATTTAAAGCCATTGAGAAAATGAAAGAAAGGGAGGCTTTATTTAATGAATTCCTACAAGACGCAAGAAAGAAAAAATCAAATGAAGTGATCGAGAAAGCTATAAAAGTTAAGGAAGACTTCATGGCTTTGCTCGAAGAACAGAAAACTGAGAAATACTCAAGGTGGAGTCGCGTTTATGATAAGATTCATTCAGATTCAAGATTCTCTGCTGTGGAATCGTCGACGCAACGCGAGGATATGTGGAAAGAATATTGCGAAATAAGTAAAAGCAAAAAGAATAGTCGAACGGATGATGACGATGAAGAAATAGAAAAGAAAAGAAGAACCGAGGAAAGTATGAAAGCGAGAGCTGAACAAGTGGAAAGGGAAAAAGCGGAGATGAGTCGAGAAATCAATACGGAAAGACAAAAACATAAATTAGATGAAGCAATTCAACATTTTAAAGCTTTGCTTTCGGACATGGTTAAAAATACAGATCAATCATGGTCAGATATTAGAAGGCAGTTAAGAAAAGAAGTACGATGGGAAATGGCTTCATTGTTATCCAAAGAAGaaaaggaaaaatattttgatgagcACATCGAGAGCCTGAATAAACGAAAAAGATCGGCATTCAAGAAATTATTGGAAGAAACCAAGCAAATTGAACTTACGTCTACATGGAAAGAAgttaaaaaattgattaaagAAGACCCGAGATATTCCAAGTTTTCTTCAAGCGATCGAAAACGAGAACGAGAGTTCGAGGAAGTAATGAGAGATAAAAAATCTGCCGCTAAAGCTGAATTTAGAGAGTTATTAAAAGAAACAAAGGTGATCAATCATAAATCAAAAgaattaacaaaaaataatcCTCAACACATGAAAGAAATTATCGCAATTTTAGAAAATGACAAAAGATATCTGGTGATGGACTGTATGCCTCGTGAAAGAGATGACCTGCTATACTTTTATATGGACGATCTTTATCGCAAAGGTCCTCCCCCGCCCCCCACTGCAACAGAACCATCAAGGAGGGGAGCAAAAACGT TTTGTCATAGTTCAAAAATGTTTAAGCGATTTCGGAAAACCTTACAAGATGCAACAGCGAATCCAACAAGTAATGCCCCGGCTCTACCTCAAGCTCCCGAGACACCAAAAAATGACGAAGCTTCTGGTTTTATATGCCCCATGTGCATGGCTGGATTCAGTGCACCTGATCAACTTCAAATTCACTTTGACCAAGCTCATAGTGAAGATCAAACTACAACACCACAAGAAACTACCATAAAGCAAGTGGAAGAAAATGGGAATTCTGATAACGCTACCAACGATGCGAATTCCATACAAAGTAAGTCTGATCATGTTGAACCATTGCATGCCGTTGCTGTAAAATCACAAAATGACAATACAAACAGACATCCATTTGCTTACACAGATGGTGACGGTTCGAATGATCAAAAACCTTCTGCTAACAAAGACGCAGTTGGCGAAAACGGAGAAGACTCCCTTCGACAAGAAATATCAGATTTAGAAGCATcattaaaagaagaaaaatggtATTCAAGTGAATTGAAAGCAGAATTAGAAAAGAAGGAAAATGAACAAAAGGAAGTAGAATTAATAAAACAACAGATGAGTATTTCAATAAAGACGAACGAAGATTTAGCGAGGGAGAAAGAAAATGTCACTCAAAAACTGgctgaaaaatatcaagaaTGCGCGAAGCTCCAATCGCAGATTGATGAGCTCAAAAGTGAAAAATTACACCAAGTGGAAACGAACGAAAATCAGAGTGCAGAGTTGGAAAAAGCTGCTGCGTGGATACGGGACTTAGAATCACAGCTCATTGAAAGGCCAGGTGCCGATGACGTTTTGGTCTTGAAGAAAGAATTGGTTTCCGTGCAACAATTAATGGATACGCTCACTCTCGGCAGTGAAAAAGAGAAAGCAGATGTAGAGGAACAGTGCAAAAAGCTTGAAGGAGAAAATTCACAGTTGAAGAAGACCATTGAAACCTTACAAGAAGGACATGAGCAAGCTTTACTTGACCAGCAGAGTTCCCAAACCCTGTTGTCCGAATCTTTGCAGCAAAaagaatctgaaacaaaaaaacttGAACAGGTTAGGTTGGACGAAATTGAAAAGTTGAAAGAGGAGTTGTCTAATCTTCAGAGTGCTTTGGAAAATGAACAACTGAATTCACGAAATCTTGAAGTGGAAAATAATGTTTCACAAGAAAAGTATTTAACAGAGAAACAGGATAGGGAGAAATTTGAAAGTGATTTGAGCAAAAACAAAGGAGAACTGGCCAAACTGgaaaaaaagcttgaaaatcttAATGTTGAATTGTCAGATACCAAGTTGCAAAAAGAGAAAATACAGTCAAAACTTGATGAACAATTACAACAGTCTGAGAAATCATCCACTGAAAAAGAAGTTGATTTGAGAGAGAAGATCGCTAAAATTGAATCGCTGACACATCAGTATGAAGATTCCGTAACAAGCCTGAATTCAGCTAAAAAAGAGATTGAGAATCTGTCTACTAGTAAAAGTGGGTTGCAGTCTGAATTGGAAAAGTTACGTGAGGCACATAACGAACTACAGTTGTCCAATACCTTAGCAGTGCAAAAGTATGAAAGCAATATTGAAGACCTTAGAATGAAGCTTAACCAGGCATCGTCAACAGATTCAGAATTACAAAAGCAAATCGAACAACTTGAATCTGACGCAAAAAAGAATTGGGAGGAAAACCAAGAAGAAAGAGGAAAGTCTAGAATTGCTTTGTTGGAATATGAGAATCAAGTAGTGCAAATCAAAAGTgaacaagaaaaattggaaaacgaACTGAAAGAAGTGAAAATACAAttaaaggaagaagtggataagAGCAATAATCTAAAGGAATCATCTGCGAATCTAACAGAACAGAATAGGTCTTTAGAAAGTGAAAAAAATGCATCTGTACTTCAGGTGCAAGCCTTGGAGAAAAACCTTGCCGACGTAAATCTGAAATTTGCTTCGATTTGTCAAGAAAAAGAAACTGTTCTAGCAGACGTTAAACGACTTCAAGATGAAAGAACTGAATTGATGGCTAAAATGGAAGTTGGTGAAGGACAGGCTGAATTGGTCGGACAATTGAAGGATGAAAATGATTCGCTGAGAAAACGTCTTGAAGAGGGTGATGCAAAGTTGAAAGAAATAGTTCAGCAGCATGAAGCAATAACTAAAGAATTCGAAGGTGTGATCGCAGAGAATAAAGCTAAATTAAAAGAACAACATGAAAAAATCGATACATCTCAATCTGCTGTAGTTAACTTAGAATCAGAGGTAAAGAACTTAAAAGAGGATGGCGTTAGACACAAGAAAGATATGACCGAAAAGAACGACAATATTAAGAAGATGAATGAAGAAATCACAACCTTGAAACTGGAATCTGAAACAAAGGCATCACTATTCCAACGATCTGTTGATGAAAAATCTAGagatatagaaaaattgacgactacatttgaaaatttgaagtcATCCTCTGAAAATGCTCAAATGAAGGCAGAAGAAACAAGAGTACGTTTACAAGAACGTTTAAATGAATTGCAACAGGAAAATACTGAGATAACCctgaaattaaaagaagaagaAGGAAAAGTAAACTTGAAAGAATCTGAAATTACTGAACTTAAATTGAACATGGAAAATGTGAAAGAACAACATCAACAAGAAATTGATGTGATGAAAACAAGGCAGGGTGAGAAAAAGGCGGCACTGGAGTTGCAATTGAAGGCATTAGATGAACATCTTGCTACCACGAAAGCAGAGCTTGGTGCCACCAATGCAACAAAAGCTCAAGTTGAGTCAAGTTTAGCAGATgctaacaaaaatttaaaaaatgctgaAAACACCATTGATAGTAAGGAGAAAAGTATATCAAGTTTGGAGTCCGATATTCAgtctttgaaaaataaaattaatgaagGCGAAACCAAATTGCAGGTGTCTATTTTGGAGTTTGAGAAAAAGATTACCGGCTTAAACGAGCAACATTCAAATGATATAAAACAAAGGCAAACAGAAAATGAAGGCaatgttaaaaaatttcaaagcgataTTGACACATTGAAGAATGAGCACAGTGCAGCTATTGCACAGTTAAAAGTATTGATTGATGAAAAGGATGCTCTCGTGAAAGAGAAAAATCTGGAAGTTTTAAAACTCGAGGGTGAGATAAAAGTAAGAGACGGTGAAATCGAAAATGTCAAGTCTAATTTTGCATCAGAAGCTGGTGATTTGACAGGGAAATTGACAGCATCCAATGCTAAGATAACTGAACTTGGAAAGGCTgtcgaaaatttgaaatccgATAAAGCGAGTCTTGATAATCAACTTTCTGCAAAGATTGAAGAATTTTTTACATTGCAAACAAAATTATCTAAATTGGAGAACGACTATGGCATCCAAactgaaaaattgaattctACCAGTGCTGAGTTGGAAACAAACGTTGCAACTTTGGCGGAAGTgaatcaaaaattgacaaaaagtGACAGCGAACTAGTCACATCTCGTGGAACTTTGCATGAAACGTCCGTAAAGGTTTCAAGTCTGGAAGCAAATGTCAAAAATTTAGAAGAGTTGTTAAAATCTGGTGATAGTAGAGTGATTGAGACTGAAAAAAGTCTTGAAGAGGCAGAGAAAAAGCTGCTTGAAGCTGGTAGTTCAATTCAGAGCAAAGAAGAAGAAATTATTACGTTGAAAGAATACTTCACCGCGAAAGAGAAAGAGTCGAATAAAAAATGTGAAGATTTCTCAATCGAAATAGAAAAACAGAAATCTGATATCAATGAATTGGAATCTAAGTTGAAGGAACGAGTTAGCCTGCATGAAAAGGAAGAAACAGCTTGGAAAGACGAGAAAATGTCACTGGAAAATGAAGCAAAAGAAAAGGAAACTCATTggaaagaagaaaaagaagaattaTTGCAATCTCAAGATACATTAAAAGGTGCTCAACAAATTCTTATCAACGCAAAAATGGAGTTGCAAAAACAACTTGAACTTTCAACCAAGGATACGGAGTCGCTGAAAAGTCAAATGGAAGAATTAAAAGTTTCTCATGGAGAACAACAAGCTGCAGTAGATggcaaaattacaaatttatcaGCCGAGTTGGATGCCATTAAAGGATCGTTAAAAACTgaacaagaagaaaaacaaaaaatggaagCAAGGTTGCAGCTGGAAGCAAGTACGTTGAGGGATAACCTGGACAGTGTGAGAGCAGAATGGCAACAAGCTCTGCAACAG GTTGAAGAGAAGAATGTAGAGTCTGATGATCTACGAGGACAAGTAGTTGTTCTACAAGCCACTGTACAAAACAATGCAGATGAACGTCGTGCTTTGCTTGAAAGATGCATTATTGCCGAACAAGGAGTCGAACAACTCAAATCTAATGAAGTGCAATTGAAAAAGAGACTTGATGATGCACAAGCTGCTATGCATGAGTTAGGAAGAGAAAATCAGGCTATGCAG GTGAAGCATACAACGGTTTTGTCTCGACAATGGGCAGATGACAGGGAGGCGATTGAATGCATGGGATGTAGAAAGCAATTCTCTCTCACCATCAGAAGACATCATTGTCGACACTGTGGAAAGATATTCTGTGCGGAATGCTCCTCCAAAACAATGACTGTGGCAGCATCGAAAAAGCCTGTCAGAGTTTGCGAGAAGTGCTTTGATGATTTGCTAACTGTGCAATAA